One genomic region from Terriglobus aquaticus encodes:
- a CDS encoding DHH family phosphoesterase, translated as MDTNNSARRTEDIALDLLKFIASTTNVVKGSGGGTPGFAGATIAKPEDQVGQLLDLYGRCRKAVEGSL; from the coding sequence ATGGACACCAACAACTCCGCCAGGCGCACCGAAGACATCGCGCTCGATCTTCTGAAGTTCATTGCATCGACCACGAACGTGGTGAAGGGCAGCGGCGGCGGCACACCTGGGTTTGCGGGCGCCACCATTGCGAAGCCCGAAGACCAGGTAGGCCAACTGTTGGATCTGTATGGCCGCTGCCGTAAGGCGGTTGAGGGGTCTCTGTAA
- a CDS encoding endonuclease III domain-containing protein, which yields MARLQPAPNSLFGDATGPHSEAPGWTAHDLQEQRRLVAMHQSLLNACGTPPQREVWDPLTQLIYSLCSSRTKTPESHALLRALRERYDGWPTGPNSWDEVGWERLRDAPVTEIEETIHMATFADRKAPQLKATLEQITARTGALSLLFLANYRTAKIRTWLEQFPGIGSQVSAAVVNFSSLRRPVISVDGHHQRVSVRMGFAPERSTPRQVEDALMRIVPSDWQAVTMDDHHQLVKLLGQTRCTPNQPACFACPLVELCPTGSSKIRHYPAVLQSKY from the coding sequence GTGGCGCGTCTTCAGCCAGCTCCTAATTCGCTCTTCGGTGATGCGACCGGGCCTCATTCGGAAGCGCCCGGCTGGACGGCGCACGACTTGCAGGAGCAGCGGCGCCTGGTCGCCATGCACCAATCGCTGCTGAATGCCTGTGGAACTCCGCCGCAGCGCGAGGTCTGGGACCCGCTGACCCAGCTCATCTACTCCCTATGTAGTTCCCGCACCAAGACGCCGGAGTCGCACGCTCTGCTGCGGGCTCTGCGGGAACGTTACGACGGGTGGCCAACGGGGCCTAATAGTTGGGACGAAGTGGGGTGGGAGCGGCTGCGGGATGCTCCCGTTACGGAGATCGAAGAGACCATCCACATGGCCACTTTTGCGGACCGCAAAGCACCGCAATTGAAGGCCACACTCGAGCAGATCACGGCACGTACGGGAGCGTTGTCGCTGCTGTTTCTTGCCAACTATCGCACCGCGAAGATTCGCACGTGGCTGGAGCAGTTTCCAGGCATCGGGTCGCAGGTGAGCGCTGCCGTGGTGAACTTCTCCTCGCTGCGTCGACCGGTGATCAGCGTGGACGGCCACCATCAGCGCGTGTCCGTACGCATGGGCTTTGCACCGGAGCGCAGCACGCCGAGACAGGTCGAAGACGCGCTGATGCGCATTGTCCCTAGCGACTGGCAGGCCGTGACCATGGACGACCATCACCAGTTGGTGAAGTTGCTGGGGCAAACCCGATGCACCCCGAATCAGCCCGCCTGTTTCGCTTGCCCGCTGGTTGAGCTTTGCCCGACAGGAAGCTCAAAGATCCGCCACTATCCCGCAGTGCTTCAGTCGAAATACTGA